CATTAGTTGTACGAAATTTCCTggaactccatcggcgcgaagcgcattGAGAAAACGGCCTCGGTGAGAAGAGTCGGAAGCAGCTTCGGAGTCCTGAAATGCTAAGTGTAAATcctcgaataccgctgccgcACTTCAGTCACTCCCTTCACAATAAACGACTGATCAGTCGTCTATCGACCAGGGGCTAAAGCCGGCTTGCTCGTCACGGATGGTTTCCTCGCATTGTCGGCGTAGTCCATCCAATatgatccgctccaaaaccttgtacattatACGCATCAATGATATTTCTAGGTAATTCCTGGGTTACGGGTAGCTTCTTGTGAAGATGAGTTACAATAACGTAtttccacgagtcaggtatcgtTTTGTCAATTCATACTGAatggatgatctttgtcatctcacgaatcccaaaaggagaaagagattTCAGCAATTGCGCCAATTCCATCGCCTACACCAGATTTCCCATCctccattttttgaatacacaCAAGAACCTCAGACTCCGCCGGTGGTCGTTCGCTGGCCGCCATGTATGTCGGTCTTCGGCGTGCACGAGTTCAGGGACTGACAGCGGTTCACCAAAGTGTAAAAATATTCCCTCCAGATGGGCAGGGTTGTCTCCTCGGCAGCGACTGCGTTGGCAGTGTTCAGAACAGGCGAACAcctcttcatcttgccgctatactatGCCATCTAAAACTCCTTTGCCCTAGACGTCCATTAGATCTTGCGATCACGTTTCAGCAGACGACGTATCTTCTTCTCAGACGTTTCTCCGGGTTGAAGTCACCGGTAGTGCGGGCAACACATGCAGAATTGTACGCATAtattgtctccgcagatgcgaAGGCGAACTTCTTCCTTGAGGCTAAAACCAGGAGTGTTTTCTTCACAGCTTCCTGAATTCACTTAGAGTCAGCGTCCTCCACTCTCTTCCTTGTCCGTAATCCTAGTATTGATCGATATTCGTTTGAGAGACTTTTTCCTCCATTCATCTTCTTCTAGACCCGCCAAGCCGAGCTTTAGTTGCTGTTGAACTAAACGCCTCATTTAACCCTACCATCAAACTGAGAAGTGTTGGGTGGTGATCGGAATCGAATGAGACGTCCCAGTTAGCTCTAGGTTTGTGGATATCtgttcttcgtcagaacgtaATCGAGATGAAGCTTAACAGTCGGCATCATCCGCTTTCGCTGATCCTTCgctacaaaggcgcatcttgacAACGTTGGACCAAACTCCTCGACCAGGTTGTTATAGTCGTTCCTGACAGCTactcctactttcctttcgtcagcatcgccgcagtagatgGCGTGATTGTTGATACTAATGAGAAGGCGATCactgcgtgtttcctgcaatgcagctAATGGTGCAcgcagatatcgcagaagcctgGATAGaacggcttgttggagttcacttgatGGCGACCAGCAGTTCAGTGTTACGAGACGGATGTGTGTTTCCAAAGATCCCATGTTTCGCTCGGGCATTCGACCTCGCAAAGTATAtatttgcaatgtatgggaagcttttgctatataacatatatagctcgtacgtttcCAATGTGTATGCTTAAGTGCCTGATTGCGCTTAGTAAAAGCAGGTCCACCACTTGCAGGAAataatcagacttgtatacgcggcaCCTTGTACTTATAGACACGGAAGTTTCCGGTCGTCACAAgagaatttaatttgaatCTCTGGCTTGGCAGTGACTCAAAGTGCAGTTAAAAAGTACACAAGCAGAAGTGGATGTTGTTCACTATACCCGGTTAACCTGCTTCCGCTTCAGCCGTTTTTTCGTCTGGGTTGTGACAGGATGCAAAGTACTTATAACGTGTAACatctagaaggaaaaaagtctAAACTGAGTCTAGTTTAGACTTTTCTCACTAGTCTAACTAGTCTAGTTCTAAAAGTTCGGCCTTCATTGAATCCTGGCTATCCTGGATATCTGCCGCTTTTCGATTGTCAATGTGAAGCAAGAATCAAGATCGTTAACACTCTTTACAACGGCTAACGTCCAGGTGTCCAGTCCCTGCCGATGGTTACGACGCCGGAATGCCGCTTTAGTTGAACTGTACTTCCGAGCGCAGGATGTCcatagagcacaaaaacaaacaggGACCATTTGAGAGGACGATAGTTCATGTTCAATCGACTGTTCCTCATTGCAAAAGATTGGCTAGTCAGTCGCGGCCATGGAACCTAAGCGTTAGTCTTCGAGGATTCATGACATataggctaaagctactaacgGTTGAAACTTTAGTAGTTCCAGgtatatctttcttttttaccttAGAAGCTCTGGCCTACATGTTCTAGATGTGTTAAGAGTAAtccttaggttttagggccccggctgacgtatagtcgggtcaaaacgataagaagcacggtgcagttacattggcggctgcgctccaagcggcgcggtggagattgtggctggaatcgaggtcgGACCACTGCGAAACGCAGCGATGAGAGGTGCTAGCGTGGGTCCCCattcgattctaaccgctgcaTGCTACCGCATAGCATCAAGtgcaaccacttacgcaactgcaccgtgcttcatgtcgttttcatctTACTATAGCTATTTACTTCCAGTGCGCCTGTTTGGAGAGTTCGGTGAAGTTGAAGCATTAGTAATGGTTCCGgttctatctttcttttttctctttgtagcTTTAGCTCACATGTCGCGGACCCGAGAACAAGACTAACGCGTATAGTAGGGtaaaaacgagatgaagcacggtgcaattgcgtacgcggcttcactcgaggtgcggtggagcgtagcggtcaggaGCGTattggaacccttgctggcaccacctatggctgcagtttgcgatggtcccacctcggtttcAACTGCTGCCTCAACCGCGTCGTTTCGAGGGCCTGCGGAagtgcactgtgcttcatgtacAGGTGTTGTTATTAACAGGTGACTGACCCTGTTAATAACTTCCTGTAATGACCCGTCGATCAATGAACTATAGCTCTCTCAAATGCTTTTCAAATGGGAAAACACTTATTACCTAGGGACGGTTTTTACGCTAAGTAGACGTTCTGGACTCAAAAATATCCTCCAATTAGAGCAGCGTTGGGTACCCCTCCATATCTACCTTTCACCTGAACTAAATGCTCAACTACTAGTCAGCTGTTCAAATAATCATGCTCATGGATGATTTTGCAGGGAGTTGCACATTCAGTGGATCCTCGACTTGTATCGCATACCcattatttacttaattaaCCACATCACTCGCATTTATCCTAATCTTTAATATTTTACTACTTTTGTAGACTTGCACACTGACCAGATGACGAAGAAAGACTTTGTTAACAAATTTGTGCGGGAAATGTCCACATAACCATGATCCGCAGTGTGTCGAATGCTATGTACATAACCTGAGGATCCTGTCGTTCATGTTTAGGATACTGCGAAAGAGACCTAAGAGagactttttttattcaattctttATGCTCTTTGGAACAGTAAGAGGATTCTGCACTGTTATAGCACAGTTGATCTTTAGGTATGCATCTGGTTGTACAGAGATCCGGGAATGAAGAagtcgaggttttttttcttctcatttgaaTGTGTTCGGTGTGATCAGCCAAAGAAAACTAACCAGGATGTCCTAACACTCCTATAAGTTCCAGTTCACAAAAACTACTAAACTCACGCATTATGGCCTTTAGCATCAGAACAaggttgatgaaaaaaaaaacctaaaactCACGCAAGGTCAGGGCTTGACAGCGAATTTTTACAAGTGAACGGGCACATCTAAGTATCCCAACGACTTCTTATTTCCTATGATTACTtcttagaaatgaaatttgctTGATCCAAACTCAGCTTTACATTTTCAAAGTTCGATAAGAAGCTAGTCTAAGGCGGCGTTGGCAGTAATTCGTTCCGTTCGAATTCCTCGACATGTTTATCTCAGCTTCTCTGGGTGTCCTCCGTTTCAACGTTTCTTGTCTCTCCGATCAGCACTGTTGAGGCACGTTGAGCATCTTCTCTTTGTCAGAATTCGCGCTAAAGTGTCATATTCATTGTCGTTTCATAGGGAAAATATCGTCTGTTTTCAACTTCTCTATCCTCTTCCACAATCCGtccttttgatttttcccgCACAAATCGTTTCAGTAAACTGTACTCTGGTGGTTGTTTAGGTTTTTTTGTAGCTGCTGGCACAGATGCGAGCTCATTGTGGCGTCTATTTCACCAAAAATAATCATTTGTACATGTTTGAAAAGCTGACACTTCATATAATTGCCAGCAGCGTGGCACCCCATTCAACAATTGGCACGCTGAATGAAGACCTCTCGATTGTTATGGTATAACAAGCACTTCATAACTGTGCTTCAGGAACTGCCTGTAGTATGTTGTTTTACTGATTATTGATAAGTTGTACATGAGGCTGTTAATCGACTTTATTGGCTGATTTTTCGGCAAACTGCTCTCTTCAGACCCTGAAATGTTCGAATTCGATCCAAAATTTAATTGATTGAATCTCTTCATAACTAAGCAGAAAAAACTCTTTCCTTACCCTTCGATAGCTAACAACTACTTCACAAGCCCACCTTAGGCTGCCCACAGAGCCGCGCAGGCGCACAATTTGACGGCTCTTAACTCTGCGGGCAGTCTTAGACTGGGAGAGGTTAGTAGTGACCGTTGACTGTTCGGTTACGGGAGCGAATAAATTGTATGTCTCATTCAATTCAGAAGAGCCGTAAGAGGCGTGACGCAGACTGAAGAGAACAGATCAGAGTAATGAAACTACTAAAATGAGTTCCTTACACCCAGCTATTGCAGATCCTTACTTCATTTTACTATTCAAGAACATTTTACTGGACTATTCTGGCTTGTTTTTGGTACTCAGGGTTAAACTGTTTTCTCGAAGAGTAGTCAAATAGTTggagtcggatcaaaacgacatgaatcacgaatgTAGTTGAGTGGTCACGGTGCATTGAGGCAGCACACCTTCCTTCCTTTTGGGTTGGGACCGTCCCAAACTGCAACGAcaggtggtgccagcaaaggtttcaccacgcttctggccgttacgctccactgaagcgcctcgagagaatccgcgtacgcaattgcgaac
This window of the Necator americanus strain Aroian chromosome III, whole genome shotgun sequence genome carries:
- a CDS encoding hypothetical protein (NECATOR_CHRIII.G12424.T1), with product MYVGLRRARVQGLTAVHQSVKIFPPDGQGCLLGSDCVGSVQNRRTPLHLAAILCHLKLLCPRRPLDLAITFQQTTYLLLRRFSGLKSPVVRATHAELYAYIVSADAKANFFLEAKTRSVFFTAS
- a CDS encoding hypothetical protein (NECATOR_CHRIII.G12425.T1) is translated as MPERNMGSLETHIRLVTLNCWSPSSELQQAVLSRLLRYLRAPLAALQETRSDRLLISINNHAIYCGDADERKVGVAVRNDYNNLVEEFGPTLSRCAFVAKDQRKRMMPTVKLHLDYVLTKNRYPQT